The following are encoded in a window of Brevibacillus sp. DP1.3A genomic DNA:
- a CDS encoding metalloregulator ArsR/SmtB family transcription factor has protein sequence MDTVDDICEIQCFDEEKVNRLKPLATESEGVAKIFKALADDTRAKIIHILSMEDELCVCDVAAIIGSSIANTSHHLRLLRNMGLAKYRKEGKLVFYSLDDDHVRHLISAGIEHAKEQKTIVRAT, from the coding sequence ATGGATACAGTGGATGACATCTGTGAAATCCAATGTTTTGATGAGGAAAAAGTAAATCGGTTAAAGCCGCTCGCCACAGAATCAGAAGGGGTAGCAAAAATCTTCAAGGCGTTGGCCGATGACACCCGCGCAAAAATCATTCACATCCTCTCGATGGAAGACGAGCTCTGTGTCTGTGATGTGGCTGCTATCATCGGAAGCTCGATCGCTAACACCTCCCACCATCTGCGGCTTCTTCGCAACATGGGACTAGCCAAGTATCGAAAAGAAGGAAAGCTCGTTTTTTACTCGTTGGATGATGACCATGTACGCCATCTCATATCTGCGGGGATTGAACACGCCAAAGAACAGAAAACGATTGTCCGAGCTACCTGA
- a CDS encoding cell wall metabolism sensor histidine kinase WalK, whose product MKTLYVRVVLTFVAIVLISGTLGFLLANEYYQRNLRAYNEQKITSIGQQIIDLYEHKSSLDLPSFMTHVANLNFQMHLVDENGAVSQFGAPFRDQQIEPAIVQKVLAGETYRGITEEQHGLFVTGFFENTLTNSIGLPLTAEGKKYALFVRPNIEQQFGEVHIMFALLLAAMFVLSLILILIFTRYLVKPIEKLSHATKKLAEGQYDIHLDIARRDEIGDLAMHFARMTESLKQLDEMRQEFVSNVSHEIQSPLTSIQGFSQAIRSGGVTNEQRETYLTIIEEESRRLSSLSKQLLTLASLDKETGLYEPTRFRLDEQIRQVLLVLQHQWQQKKLAMELTLPETFIVGDKQLLNQVWMNLLANSIKFTPTAGSISIAIQKDTRIVVTIRDTGIGMSEEEQEHVFDRFYKGDKSRNREATGSGLGLSIVQKILQVAKGSIHIQSRIGEGTTATVSLPTGEHPTARTTIES is encoded by the coding sequence GGCAAATGAGTATTATCAACGAAATCTGCGCGCTTATAATGAACAAAAAATCACGAGCATCGGACAGCAAATTATCGATTTGTACGAGCATAAATCGTCGCTCGACCTGCCCTCCTTCATGACCCATGTCGCCAATTTGAATTTTCAAATGCATCTCGTGGATGAGAATGGCGCAGTAAGCCAATTCGGAGCACCTTTTCGCGATCAGCAGATAGAGCCTGCCATTGTTCAAAAAGTGTTGGCGGGTGAGACTTACAGAGGGATTACAGAAGAACAGCACGGCTTGTTTGTGACCGGATTTTTTGAAAATACGTTGACAAACAGCATTGGCTTGCCGCTTACAGCAGAAGGGAAAAAATACGCCCTGTTTGTACGGCCAAATATTGAGCAGCAGTTTGGCGAGGTGCATATTATGTTTGCCTTGCTACTGGCAGCGATGTTTGTACTTAGCCTGATCCTGATCCTGATATTTACCCGTTATTTGGTGAAGCCGATCGAGAAGCTGAGCCATGCGACCAAAAAGCTGGCAGAAGGCCAGTACGACATCCACCTGGACATTGCTCGCCGGGACGAAATCGGCGATTTGGCCATGCATTTTGCCAGGATGACAGAGTCACTCAAACAACTGGACGAGATGCGCCAAGAGTTTGTCTCCAATGTCTCTCATGAAATCCAGTCTCCATTGACATCGATCCAAGGCTTTTCTCAAGCCATCCGCAGCGGTGGTGTGACAAACGAACAGCGGGAGACGTACTTGACTATCATCGAAGAAGAGAGCAGGCGGCTGTCTTCCTTGAGCAAGCAGTTGTTGACGCTCGCTTCCCTGGACAAAGAGACAGGTCTGTACGAACCGACACGTTTCCGACTAGATGAGCAGATCAGGCAAGTCCTCTTAGTTTTGCAGCATCAGTGGCAACAAAAAAAGCTCGCGATGGAGCTGACTTTACCGGAGACCTTCATCGTGGGTGACAAACAACTGCTCAATCAAGTATGGATGAACCTGCTTGCCAATAGTATCAAATTCACCCCAACGGCTGGCTCTATTTCCATTGCGATACAGAAGGATACGCGAATTGTCGTGACCATTCGGGATACGGGGATCGGCATGTCAGAAGAAGAGCAGGAGCATGTCTTTGACCGTTTTTACAAAGGAGACAAGTCACGCAATCGAGAAGCGACGGGAAGCGGTCTCGGTCTTTCTATCGTGCAAAAAATTTTGCAGGTTGCAAAAGGCAGCATACATATTCAAAGCCGTATAGGCGAAGGGACAACGGCTACGGTCAGCCTACCGACGGGTGAGCATCCTACTGCGAGAACGACAATCGAATCATAA